Proteins from a genomic interval of Lolium perenne isolate Kyuss_39 chromosome 1, Kyuss_2.0, whole genome shotgun sequence:
- the LOC127326402 gene encoding reticulon-like protein B1, with product MAEHKEESVMDKISEKFHGSSSSSDSDGEGKSSAAAAVKAKIYRLFGREKPVHSVLGGGKPADLFLWRNKKISGGVLAGATSIWLLFEVLEYHLLTLFCHCLILTLGTLFLWSNASAFINKAPPNIPEVKITEDLAVNVARSLRYEINRGFASLRAIGQGRDLKKFLIVIAGLWILSALGSCCNFLTLFYIVFMVLYTVPVLYEKYEDKIDAFGEKAMVELKKYYAIFDEKCLSKIPKGPSKDKKH from the exons ATGGCGGAGCACAAGGAGGAGTCGGTCATGGACAAGATCTCCGAGAAGTTCCAcggctcctcgtcgtcgtcggactCGGACGGCGAGGGCAAGtcctcggccgccgccgccgtcaaggccAAGATCTACCGCCTCTTCGGCCGCGAGAAGCCCGTCCACTCCGTCCTCGGCGGCGGCAAGC CTGCCGATCTCTTCCTGTGGAGGAACAAGAAGATCTCGGGCGGGGTGCTCGCGGGCGCCACCTCCATCTGGCTGCTCTTCGAGGTCCTGGAGTACCACCTCCTCACCCTCTTCTGCCACTGCCTCATCCTCACCCTCGGCACACTCTTCCTCTGGTCCAACGCATCTGCGTTCATCAACAA GGCCCCTCCTAACATTCCCGAGGTAAAGATCACAGAGGACCTGGCTGTCAATGTTGCCCGCTCGCTGAGATATGAGATCAACAGGGGCTTCGCTAGCTTGAGGGCGATTGGTCAAGGCCGTGACCTAAAGAAATTCCTGATT GTCATTGCAGGTCTGTGGATTCTCTCTGCTCTTGGGAGCTGCTGCAATTTCCTGACCTTGTTCTACATAG TCTTCATGGTGCTCTACACTGTGCCGGTTCTGTACGAGAAGTACGAGGACAAGATCGATGCTTTTGGAGAGAAGGCCATGGTCGAACTGAAGAAGTACTACGCCATCTTCGACGAGAAGTGCCTGTCTAAGA